CTGATATTTAAGGTTGCAAATATCTATAAAATATTCCACATTCAAAAAACTTACTCCTCCTTTTTTACATTATCATACAGCTCATATCGGCAGAAGCATACCTCATAACCGCTTTTACAAAAATACAGTTCAGAAAACACGATACAAAGCCTGTTGTTATACTTATAATTCAGAATTTATCACTTCATTTTGGAATTCATACTAATCTGACTAGATTTTGGCATCTTAAAAGAACATAATAAGCATTGCACTACTTTAAATAGCTTATTTACACATTTTTATCAACAGAAACTCTAGAGTGAATGACTGAGCACATTACTTCAAGCCAGGAGGCAATAACCCTCGAGGATAAATACGGCGCACACAATTACCACCCACTACCCGTAGTTCTTGCTAAAGGAGAAGGCATCTTTTTGTGGGATGTGGAAGGAAAAAAATATTACGACTTCCTTTCTGCCTACAGTGCTGTAAACCAGGGCCACTGCCACCCTCGCATACTTAACGCTCTGCAAGAGCAGGCACAAAAGCTAACCCTTACTTCTCGGGCATTTCATAATGATGTGCTTGGCCCTTACGAAAAGTTTATTACCGAGCTTTTTGGCTATGACAAAGTACTTCCTATGAATACGGGAGTAGAAGGAGGAGAAACGGCAGTAAAACTATGTAGAAAGTGGGCATACACAGTTAAAGGGGTACCCGATAATCAAGCCAAAATTATATTTGTAAATGGTAACTTCTGGGGAAGAACACTGGCAGCCATCTCATCATCTACTGACCCGCAAAGCAAAGGTGGATTTGGGCCTTACATGCCGGGTTATGAGCTTATCCCTTATAATGATTATGCTGCTTTGGAACAAGCACTGGAAGACCCTAACGTAGCGGGATTCATGGTAGAGCCTATTCAGGGAGAAGCTGGAGTAGTAGTGCCGGATGAGGGCTACCTGAAAAAAGCTTACGAGCTTTGCAAAAAGAAAAACGTGCTTTTTATCGCTGATGAAGTACAAACTGGCATTGCGCGTACCGGTAAACTGTTTGCCTGCCAGCACGAAGGTTTTCGCCCAGACATATTAATTTTAGGTAAAGCTCTCTCTGGAGGTGTTATGCCTGTTTCCGCTATACTGGCAGATGATGAGGTTATGCTTAGTATTAAGCCAGGCGAGCATGGTTCCACATTCGGAGGAAACCCTTTGGCATGTGCTGTTGCCATGGCAGCACTACAGGTAGTAGAAGACGAAAAGCTCTCCGAAAATGCAGAAGCGCTGGGGCAGGTATTCCGACAGCGAATGCAGCAACTTGTAGAAAAAAGCGATTTAGTAACTCTGGTAAGAGGAAAAGGCCTACTGAATGCAATCGTCATTAATGATAGCGAGGATAGTGATACGGCATGGAATATTTGTATGCAGCTTAAGGAAAACGGACTACTGGCCAAACCTACACACGGAAACATTATTAGGTTTGCTCCACCATTAGTCATTACTGAAGAACAGCTTCACGCCTGCTGCGACATTATTGACAGTACAATTATGAATTACGCTGTTTCCTAAAAGAGACATGCATAAAGATAAGCTTGTGAACGGTAGGTGAAACATCATCTACCGTTTTTTTATATTGCCGCTACTGACTGCTAAACCATAGTATTTTGCTGAAAGACTTTTACTCCTTTGTTTTAAATCATCAGAAAGAGATATTAGAACAAACTCTTGAACACATTTGGATTACACTGGTATCCTTAGCCCTGGCTTCTGCAGTGGGTATCTCTGTGGGTATACTAATCTCGCGTTACCAAAAAGCTTCCAGAGGAGTACTAAGTTTTGTAAACATCATTCAAACCATTCCGAGTATTGCCTTATTAGGTTTTTTACTACCTTTTTTCGGTATAGGTGTCACTCCTGCCATAATTGCCCTTTTCCTATATGCTCTTTTGCCTATTGTCAGGAATACGTATGCAGGTATAGATGGTGTAGAACCTGCTATCATAGAAGCTGCCCGGGGTTTAGGCATGAGCAATAAACAGATTCTAATGCGCGTTGAATTGCCTCTGGCAACTCCTGTAATTTTTGCTGGTGTACGTACCGCCATGGTAATTAATATAGGGGTAGCTACGCTCTGCGCTCTGATTGCAGCAGGAGGATTAGGCGAGTATATTTTCCGAGGTATAGCTGTTAATAATGTTAATATGATACTCGCAGGTGCTATTCCTGCTTCTCTTCTCGCTATCTTCTTTGATACTATCCTTGGTGTACTTCAAAAGCATATACAAAAGCTCCTGCGACCACTATTGTTTGTCACTTCAGCAATCATTTCTGCCCTGTTAATATATCAGGCAGTTCTACCCTACTTCTCTTCCGAAGCAGATAAGTTTATTGCTGGTTTTAATTCTGAGTTTATGGAAAGAGAAGATGGCTACCCTGGCTTACAGGAAACCTATGGGTTTTCTATGAACGCGATGGAGATGGAGATAGGCCTGATGTATGAAGCCTTGAGAAGTAAAAAAGTAGATGTCATCAGCGGTTTTTCTACTGATGGAAGAATTGCAGCTTATCAGTTAAGAGTACTGGAAGATGATAAAAATTACTTTCCGCCTTATTATGCAGCACCGCTTATCCGGACCGCTACACTAAAAAAGTACCCTGGCTTAAAAGAAACCTTTGACAAGTTGGAAGGAGCAATTTCTGAGAAAGAAATGATGCAAATGAACTATGAGGTAGATCAGGAAAAGAAATCTCCGGAAATAGTTGCCCGGCAATTTCTAGAGGGCAAAGGTTTTGAGCTTAAGCCTAAGAAGAAAGGAGAAGCTGATCTGGTCATTGGGTCAAAAAACTTTACCGAAAATTTTATACTTGCGGAAATGTTCGCTGCGCTGGTAGAGAGCCAAACTGATTTAACTGTAGAGCTCAGACAGGGTTTTGGAGGCACCAAACTGTTAATTGATGCTATAAGATCTGGCGCCGTAGATATATACCCTGAGTACACTGGCACCGCATTGCTGGTAATGATACAACCTCCTACACATGTAGTAGATAGTCTTATTAAAAGTAAGGAAAAGGTTTATCATTATGTACAGCAAAAGTCTCAGGAAGACTTTGGACTGAGTTGGCTACAGCCTTTAGGGTTTAACAATACTACAGCCTTAATGATGCGAGAAGAAAAAGCAGAAGAATTAGATATAAAAAGCATCAGCGACCTTAGGAGTTACATCAAAAGCTTAAAAGAATAAGCTTATTTGAGTTCACTATACTTATCAGCAATGTAGGTAACGGACTCTTTAAGTTTATTAATTTCTTTTTTGCACATGCTTCGGTAGGGCTCTTCCATTTCCGCAATTTCTATTAGACCTTCTATCCTACTGATATCGCTCAGAAAACGTTGATGGTGCAAATCGTGAATAATTCCATCATGAAGCACTTTATAATCTGAGAAGCGATTAAGATAGTTACGGTGTATATAAAAGAGATATATCGCAACACCATTGAATATGCAAAAAATAGCGGAAAGGTCTACCCAGATAGGTGAACTCTGTGTAAATGGCAGTGTATCATAAGTCATAAACACAGAGTAGAAAATAGAGGCAAGCGCGATGATCTGTAGCGCAAAGTCTTTTCGGTGAATAGTTAAAAACCAAGCTACCGAAATCAGCACACAAATAAAGTTTATAGAAAAAGGGTATAAAAAGAGGTGTAAATAACCGTAATAAGGAAACTCAATATTCTGAGGAACCATTTCCCAAAGCTTGCCAATAAAAGGCAGCAAGACTACGATAATCAGGCTAGCTAACTTTCTTCCATCACGAAAGGTAAACTGAATTCCCTTCACCGTAAGTTCTACAAAAGGAGACTGAATTATTTTTGTATACATACTTTGCTTAACTGCCAGTTTTCAAATATAGCAATAGTATTTATTATCCGACAATATTGACTCTTTACCAGGTGTCGGCTGTGTTTAGAAATTACAATTAAAGAGGTATAGCGTTTACTATTCAGGGGTAAAGCTTTCTAATTTAACAAATTAAAACACTTTTCACCATCAAAAAAACTTCCTTAAGCAAAAAAAATCTTACGCCATTTTGCACATGTAAGATATTTTCCAAAAAAAGACATCTAATTTTTTTGAGTAAATATACTTTATTGTATTAGTGCAATTCTATTAATGATAATTAGTAAATAATAACGACTAAATATTTTCATAATATTATTTTCATAAAAACACGCTTGTTTGCTCATTTTCAACCTACACAATAATTAATTCTCATAGACTCGCTGTTATTTGTACATCATCTGGTTGCTATTGTTTCTTCACATTTTTTACACTAACACTCTAGCCTTATTAGAATAGTTTAATTATAGACTCATTTTACACATCGCTTTTTTTATTTGATTTTATAATAATCGCACTGGTGTAGGTGTAATTTTTACACAAGAAATATACGCTATACACCAATACATCACAAAAAATTGATATAATATACATTTTGTTATATATTGGAAAAGTATTAATTCTAGCGAATATTACATATGCACTATTCCTTGATTAATCGTTTGTATTATTTGTTTTCTTAACTACCAAACTACCTTTACTATGAGAATTTCTTTAAGAGGATTGTCGAAATTGTCTCTGGCTTTACTGATTCCAGCCTCAATCATGTTCAGCAGTTGCAGCGAAGACGTTGTAGATCCTAGCGCAATGCCTCCAAAAGACCAGATTAAAACTCCTCCTAGAAAAAATTAATTTCTACAGGACTAGTTTTTCTAAGTGATTTTAAAAAGCCTGCTGAGAGAGCAGGCTTTTTTTTAAAGCTTAACATTTTTCTGAAATTTTGTAACCAACATTACACCTAAAGCCAAAAAAAAGCCCTGTACAGATTGTACAAGGCTCAATAAGAACGGTATATATATTTTAAACTATTGACCAGATTCTTCAGCAGCACCTTCTTCAGGATAAAGCACTATCTTGACGTATTGATCAAAGTTGAAATATTTATTTGCAGTTTCTTTAAGGCTCTTGATGTTAAGCCCTTCTATTTTATCTTCATACTGAACAATATTTACAGGATCTGCCCCTGTAAAATATGCCGCTTCCAGAGCACTTAACCAATAGTTGTTTTGTTTAAGGTTAACTTCCATTTCTCTTCTCTGAGTCTCTTTTACTTTCATAAGA
This window of the Porifericola rhodea genome carries:
- the rocD gene encoding ornithine--oxo-acid transaminase, whose protein sequence is MTEHITSSQEAITLEDKYGAHNYHPLPVVLAKGEGIFLWDVEGKKYYDFLSAYSAVNQGHCHPRILNALQEQAQKLTLTSRAFHNDVLGPYEKFITELFGYDKVLPMNTGVEGGETAVKLCRKWAYTVKGVPDNQAKIIFVNGNFWGRTLAAISSSTDPQSKGGFGPYMPGYELIPYNDYAALEQALEDPNVAGFMVEPIQGEAGVVVPDEGYLKKAYELCKKKNVLFIADEVQTGIARTGKLFACQHEGFRPDILILGKALSGGVMPVSAILADDEVMLSIKPGEHGSTFGGNPLACAVAMAALQVVEDEKLSENAEALGQVFRQRMQQLVEKSDLVTLVRGKGLLNAIVINDSEDSDTAWNICMQLKENGLLAKPTHGNIIRFAPPLVITEEQLHACCDIIDSTIMNYAVS
- a CDS encoding ABC transporter permease/substrate-binding protein; the encoded protein is MLKDFYSFVLNHQKEILEQTLEHIWITLVSLALASAVGISVGILISRYQKASRGVLSFVNIIQTIPSIALLGFLLPFFGIGVTPAIIALFLYALLPIVRNTYAGIDGVEPAIIEAARGLGMSNKQILMRVELPLATPVIFAGVRTAMVINIGVATLCALIAAGGLGEYIFRGIAVNNVNMILAGAIPASLLAIFFDTILGVLQKHIQKLLRPLLFVTSAIISALLIYQAVLPYFSSEADKFIAGFNSEFMEREDGYPGLQETYGFSMNAMEMEIGLMYEALRSKKVDVISGFSTDGRIAAYQLRVLEDDKNYFPPYYAAPLIRTATLKKYPGLKETFDKLEGAISEKEMMQMNYEVDQEKKSPEIVARQFLEGKGFELKPKKKGEADLVIGSKNFTENFILAEMFAALVESQTDLTVELRQGFGGTKLLIDAIRSGAVDIYPEYTGTALLVMIQPPTHVVDSLIKSKEKVYHYVQQKSQEDFGLSWLQPLGFNNTTALMMREEKAEELDIKSISDLRSYIKSLKE